Genomic segment of Neoarius graeffei isolate fNeoGra1 chromosome 7, fNeoGra1.pri, whole genome shotgun sequence:
CTGATACCAAGTCCAAACTGTACTATATGCCAACTTAACGCTATAGGAGATTACAGACACATGATGTGGGAGTGTCCCTCTGTTCAGGTCTTTTGGGGCCAAGTAGCCAAAGTCTTGTCTGAATTACTAGGCACCACCGTAACATGCAATCCAATGTTACTTCTTCTTAACGATGATTCCCAACTGCATTTAAGCGAGAAACAGTGCAAACTGTTGCTGAGCGGCCTCACAGCTGCCAAAAAACTCTTAGTGCAAAGATGGCTGCCACCTCACGATCTTAGTATTAGGAAATGGCTGATCCACTTTCATGATATAGTATTACTGGAGTTGTCTACTGCACGGATTAACAATGCCAAAGCCCCCACACTGGAGGCGTGGTCGGGCGCGGCTACGCTGATAAAGAACAAACTTGTATTGTGAACAGAGGAACACCACCCACCACAATATACTGCTATCATTTGACACTTGGTTGACTGGTCCAGGGGGAGACCCAAGAGGGGAGGGAGGGATGCTGCCGGGGaggggggtggtggtggtggtggggggggtcgGGATTATGTTAAAGTTGTATGGATGTCACTGTATGTTTACTTGCAGTGGTTTAATAAAAAATTCCTCACAAAAAAAGAATTCAGGTTATCTCAAGACACAATGCGGAAAGCCTCCACGACATCAGCCAAAGCCCTGGAGGCCTCTTATGCTATGTCTTTGCTCATAGCTAAAGCCAAGAAACTGTTCACTATAGGTGAAGAGCTGCTTCTTCCAGCTGCTGTTGTGCTGGCTGAGACGATGCTGGACAAAAACGCACCGGAGAAATTCAAGACTTTGTCGAATGACTCCGTTTGCCGCAGTGTGAAGTTATCCCACATTTGTTTAATTTCATAGCGACCTCTTGTGGTAGCGATCCCCCCTGTAGGTTATTTGGGGCGgatgcagagactcagattgttggcgcgcccgcgtctaagatgcactattttgaataatgaacgtattgttgagaggggcaggggccaatatggacgtgagcattttataccctatttggaacgtttcgtggcgtattacttgacttcatggtctcaatatcgaaaatcttgcacaaatatgcaacttccaacataattatctggatattcaacagatttcagcatcggatgaatttgttttgactgccgccatattgaatatacgtcggacccgttcAGACCCattcgtgtatttacgccgccccgtttgtagcatcccaagcgagtaaaacctgatccaagtctttcgctaggtggcgtcttacggtctatgtacgaatattcgaaagagacaagaaaacatggataagaaaaaaaagaaaaatacatctattttgttaTTCTTCGtcagaaagagagtacattcacctgaaaaaactgatacccctgatacccaaggtaattagtcatactagatttacaaaaacaactactactgcaacatcaactactacaacagcaaccactactactaccactgccactaccactggtgactactactactaccactaccactggtgactactactactactatagacctacaccaaactgaaaacaagttaataaaataaattataatttacaaggaggagataatatgtgatatatagtggcctgtggttgaattccaaaatattgccactgcttaaacaatatctcaatatatttggttgaagcattgatttttgtcatctacattgcttcatatggcttctaataccaaaaaaaaaacagaattgagaagaaaaaaacagcccctgggctgccccagctgttcattgggttcgcttcgctcactaggttcgcttcaactgaaggataatcactgggccccccattgtagaaatgggcccctgttttttcccaagaggggccctgtgggccccttgacctgcaaaacaatctgagtctctgcggATGTAGTAACCTGCCGGATCTTCTTTAGAAAGTATGCCATTGTTTTGACTGGTGAAGCTGAGCTGGTGAGTTAAGAAATGTATGCAATGTGATTACAATTTATGTTGAATACTATAGTTATGTTAATGTATGTGGATTGTACAGTAGATAATATGTCCGTGCCATTAATATTGTGGCTTTGTTTCATTTTGTGTCATTTCAGTTGATTACCTGGCGAAAGGCACGGTTACTGTTCAGGTGTATGCTTATGGAAAAATAAACACGTAGAGGACAGTAATCGGATGTCCGAGCTTGAGTGTGACACTGTTTCATCAGTTAAGAACACCCTTTACAGTGGGAGTTGTTAAATTAATGTAGTTAGTTTAATAAAACCGTACAGTAATCAACACTAAGCCAGCCCCGTGACCAGAGATGGGTGTAACGCGTTACTAAGTAACGCGTTACTGTACTCACACTACAGTTGTCGGTAACGTAGTAGTGTAACGCGTTACTGTTATAAGTTTATTAATCACATTACAGTTCCTAACGTAGTAGAGTAACGCGTTACTTTTATAAGTTCATTAATCACACTACAGTTCATAATGGTGCGCACGTTCATTGCTGGATTTCTCCAGTGGATAGAAATCTTAGCCGAATCCGCCCTTAGCAGCTGCACTCTCCCCCATAATCCCAAAATCCCCAGACCGTGCACGCCTGCGCAATAGCCATGATGTTAGACTTGCTCATgaaactggtggtggtggtgtagttCCAAGAATGGCAACGGCTACTACGTTTGAGGGGTGGCGATATTCCCACTATTTTCAATATGTGGAGAGAAAGGACAGAAATATAATCGTAAGATGCACCTTGTGCCCAGGTCAAAAGCTATTATCCACTGCTGTAAACACGACATCAAATCTGTCCAAGCACCTGCAAAGGCAACATGCTAACACGAAGCTAGTAGCTAAAGACAGTAGGAGGACTGATACTGCTGCCGAATGCATGCCGACTCCAAACAAGCAGCAAAGACTTGATTTCCATCAGGTATCAAAAGCAGAGTTGGATAAGCTTGTTGCTTCTTTTATTGTGGAGGAAATATTGCCTGTGAACACTGTGGAATCGCCGTCTTTTAGAAACATTCTTAGCAAAATACAGACTACAGGAGAAAGACAGCCATGGTCGGATAGGAAAACCTTTACACGCTATCTGGATCAGTGTTATGCCTCAATGGAAAGTAACCTTAAACAAAACTTTGAGAGTTTAGATTATGTGTCTACTTCTGCTGACATCTGGACAAGTCATAATAAAAGTTTTTTGGGAATGACTGCCCACTGGATTAACCCAACCAATTTCCAGCGCGAGAAAGCCGCAATTGCCTGCAAACGAATTAAAGGACGACATACGTATGACTTTATAGCAAGTGAAATTGAGTTTATTCATTCCTCGTTTGGACTGTCACATAAGGTCACCGCCACTGTGACGGACAATGGGTCAAATTTTATCAAGGCTTTCAAAGTGTATGCGCCTCCAGCATCAGATACAGACGAGGGGGATGAGGAAGATGAGGGTGTAGCATTCACAGATGTTGGAGAAGTGCTTTCCACCAACCCAGAAGGACAGTTTTCACTTCCTCCACACTTTAGGTGtgcgtcacacacactcaatctcaTTTCAACTAATGATGTTGACAAGTGGTTGACATCCAATACCGAGTCTAAAGCGGTGTACAGAAGTGCCACTGGGAAGTGTTCAGCCCTCTGGACAAAATCAAGCCGTTCCACAGTGGCCGCCGAACTTGTGGAGGATATGTGTAAAAGAAAACTTATCGTGCCAACATCAACTAGATGGAATTCGTTCTATGACGCCCTGTCATGCATCACGGACATCCCTTCGCCAGAACTGAACTCTCTGTGTAGCAGTCTGGGTATTAAATCCTTAACTGAACGGGAATATATTTTTCTGAAGGAATACTGCACTGTTATGAAACCTCTCACAGTAGCGTTGGACATTCTGCAAGGGGAGGACAACTGCTACTACGGTAGTCTGCTACCCACACTGGAGACTTTAATGTCCAGGACCTTGGTGCTACGAAATGGGCTCTCCCGGATGACAGCAGGTCTGCCAGATGTCATAGTTGAGGTATGCGCACTGTGATTTGAACTCTGAAATCATGCGTGTTGTATTGTGTGACGCAGATTGAGTCCAAGTTCAAGTTTACTGTCATATTGACATGTTGTCATTGCCGTTTACATTacagtacattacattacattaaacttagcagacgcttttatccaaagcagctTACAAGAGATGGCAGAAACAAACTACAGTTATGCGGATTATTACACAGAATAAGCAAAGCAAATGTTAACAGTGAACATTTTTTCCGTAGGCCATCAAAACGAGATTTGCACCAGTGCTCGACAGCAAAGATGCCCTCCTCGCTGCCGTGACGTTGCCAAAGTTTAAAGTGCGATGGCTGAGGGAGAACGAGAGGAGAGAAGCCGCGAAGAATTTACTGCTTGCAGAGTGTTGTGCTCACGCTTCAGTTCTTCATGCGCCCGTTTTGGGGAATAAGACTCCCGCCGCCTCCTACAGCACTGTGGCTGAGAAGGAGTTCTTTGACTTTGACGAGGAGGAAAACACGTCTTCGTTCAGCTGTGACACAGAAGTCATAGAGTATTTGCAATCGGGGTCAGAGATGGAAGTACTTAATCGGTTTCCTCATCTAAAAAAGATATCACtgaaattaaacacagctaccccATCTAGTGCGCCAGTCGAGAGGCTGTTCAGTCTGGGTGGTCTCGTGCTGACGCCTAGAAGAAACAGgttgtcagacaacagatttgaaAGACTGCTCCTCATGCGCTACAATCATTGCTTTAGTGGGGAGCACCCCCAGTAAGTTAACGAAGTCTGTTTGCAAGGCTAGACCGACAATCAAACAGGTTTAATTGACTTCATCTAGGTTAAATGGTCATTGTGGTATTTAAGTTTTAAGGCATTTATGCTGTGTTTTCTTTATAGACTACCTCTTATTTAACTTTTAACAGTGTCTGCAGGCGATTTAATTTGTGCTATTTTTAGTCAGTGCTGTTTTCAAGCTAGCCTCTTATTTGTTTTAGACTTTTGAGGAGGCTTGTTTTTTTGGCATAAGCCTGTCCACAGACCCATACTGACTCTTCTTCCTCTGTACCATTTGTTCATGTTGTCATCATGACATTTAAGCcttaaatttttttattaaagGGCATTAAAGAAAGGCTTGCCTTGTGTCTTACTGATTGAAATAGGAAGTGTGCCTGCACATATAGGCctagggttttggggtttttttcttaaCGCTGTAGCTGagtaatgcaatgtaatgtaaggAGTTACTGTTCATAAAGAGTAATGAAGTAATGTAATGCATTATATTTTTTTACAGTAGCGAGTAATGTGTAATCGATTACTTTTTTTAAGTAACGACCCCAACACTGCCCGTGACGGAGAAGCAGAGGTCGGAcagtgtcaacaacaacaaacgaCAGGAGGCTAGTGTGCGGATGAGACCCGGCGGAGCATCCCGGCCAATCAACAACGCCTCAGACTCAAGTCAAGCCCCAGCAAAGGGTATCGCTTGGTCTGTGACTGTGCTTGAGTGGCTTTTATTGTGGCTGTTTAGCGCGACGGCATAGGATAAGCCGATCGCCGCAAATTCACTGTTAGCACGGTAGCTAGCCGCTAAGCTAGCCGCTAAGCTACCGGAAGTGGGTCACCGCCATCTTGGTACATACCTGCAAACtagtcacctttcggcgaaattcgccgttttgatcccaaaataggtcacttgtgtgaatcgtgtagatccgaagagttttttttttttgggtgggtgcGCGAGGCTACGTTGCCGAACATTTGGTTTCAATGTACTACTATTtcaaagtactactactacttttctcctcacacccacattcagaccATTCCCGCCTTCTTCATACTTCAAACGTCTCTCTGATTGGATGACATTCCAACGAGCCAATAGTCTTACAGAACGCTAGACAGTATCCGTGAATTGTAACTGAATAGAGGCAGAGTTTTCTTGAATACGGGTGTTTATAGGAGGATGGCAGAGATCATCCAAACGCAATGCAGAACGGGACACTGAGTCTTGAAAACAGCTCACGGAAtcatattttctgattttttccgGAACTCTATATTACATCTGGAGACGGAAAAACATTTTTAGTATGTGGAGAAAGCTGTGTTACAATGAGTGCGATTTAAAGAGGCTTTAGGGTGGTTTTTTTGGTACCTGTGATTTGGTGGTCTGTGAGTCGTGTTTTTATGACGTAAGACTCAAGGGGCGGGGCTGTTACGTTTGAACTGAACGCGCGACACGGAAGATGTTTCTGTGGgctgaaacaaaacagaaaaaatgtcaaatcagtttgaataaaGTCATTTTTTGTTGAACATAAGGATCTATAAACGCGTGTTTTGGGTAATGGAAatcatttttatgtgaaactattggtgggattgtcaaaattataacgtaatatgtgttgatctcggttgtattcagagaaccagttgtgcgtgtgagtgagagagagagagagagagagagagagagagtgtgtgtgtgtgtgtgtgagtgagagagagagagagtgagtgtgtgtgagtgagagagagagattctctctcacacacacacactctcacaccatgaatttggcagcactgaaggaaaggagggctgaatttggtgtccagccatctaccagtgctgctggtaatagggcagaggtggtgaagaaggatagcatggcgcgaaagaggcacatggcagagcagcataaacgtgcccttgaacagcttgttcgggccaaaaggtctaaaaaatgataaactggtctgctgaagaaagtttccagtgtcacacttcaaaaattacttttttaaattcaaattttactttttactttttatacttttccttcctTAATGGTAATGTAATGATGTGTCAGATGCAAAACTGAAAATTGCAAAGGAGCAAT
This window contains:
- the LOC132889445 gene encoding uncharacterized protein LOC132889445, with translation MCKRKLIVPTSTRWNSFYDALSCITDIPSPELNSLCSSLGIKSLTEREYIFLKEYCTVMKPLTVALDILQGEDNCYYGSLLPTLETLMSRTLVLRNGLSRMTAGLPDVIVEAIKTRFAPVLDSKDALLAAVTLPKFKVRWLRENERREAAKNLLLAECCAHASVLHAPVLGNKTPAASYSTVAEKEFFDFDEEENTSSFSCDTEVIEYLQSGSEMEVLNRFPHLKKISLKLNTATPSSAPVERLFSLGGLVLTPRRNRLSDNRFERLLLMRYNHCFSGEHPQ